Proteins found in one Asterias amurensis chromosome 13, ASM3211899v1 genomic segment:
- the LOC139945776 gene encoding F-box/LRR-repeat protein 12-like, protein MDSIPVSVMVRIFSFLEVKEKCKAARVCKAWYHLMREKELWKFVDLSSFRVNLQSTWKIIRCYFTDALKTLHLRGFMNSIKNTECISNAVLKDLFERCPNITELHIEDAMLANIDSGNLPPTLKILKLKRCQTTFGWFKSAVDKGRFDHLHTLNVERSTRFCNEDLKDLASIPGGGKLERLSFSSCYRVKHEGFVTMSEHLTHLTHLDICRTNVTDDDMHFICRQLKQLESLLVQDCDSLTDFSVGSLSTLPNLQELDLGGSSMKFTGDCIISLMGRLHKLKRLYISLSETITEADLEQIQSRKCNCNIIIQ, encoded by the exons ATGGATTCTATTCCAGTCAGTGTAATGGTCAGGATTTTCTCCTTTTTGGAGGTAAAAGAGAAATGTAAAGCTGCGAG AGTTTGCAAAGCATGGTACCACCTCATGCGTGAGAAGGAACTGTGGAAGTTTGTTGACCTCAGCTCATTCCGTGTCAACCTCCAGTCAACATGGAAGATCATTCGATGTTACTTTACAGACGCCCTGAAAACTCTTCATCTTCGAGGTTTCATGAACTCCATCAAGAACACGGAGTGCATCTCCAATGCAGTACTGAAGGATCTCTTTGAACGCTGCCCAAACATAACGGAGCTCCATATTGAAGATGCCATGCTGGCCAACATCGATTCAGGAAACTTGCCTCCGACGCTGAAAATACTGAAACTCAAGCGATGCCAGACAACCTTTGGCTGGTTCAAGTCCGCTGTTGACAAAGGTCGATTTGACCATCTGCACACCCTTAACGTTGAGAGGTCCACAAGATTCTGCAACGAGGACCTCAAAGATCTCGCCTCGATTCCCGGAGGAGGGAAACTCGAGAGGTTGAGTTTTTCCAGCTGCTACCGAGTCAAACACGAGGGCTTTGTTACCATGTCCGAGCATCTTACACATTTAACACACTTAGATATCTGCCGGACTAACGTCACTGATGATGACATGCATTTTATATGTCGCCAACTGAAACAGTTAGAGTCACTCCTTGTTCAAGATTGTGATTCATTAACAGATTTTTCTGTCGGATCCCTGAGTACGCTACCAAATCTACAAGAGCTGGACCTAGGGGGAAGTAGTATGAAGTTTACGGGAGATTGCATAATTTCCCTAATGGGGAGGCTGCATAAACTGAAGAGATTGTACATTTCTTTGTCAGAGACTATTACTGAAGCTGATTTGGAACAAATACAAAGCAGGAAATGCAACTgcaatattattattcaatag
- the LOC139945777 gene encoding dnaJ homolog subfamily C member 21-like produces the protein MAGQMMCHYEVLGVTTEATDSDLKKSYRKLALKWHPDKNPATKEECTQKFAVIQKAFDVLSDPQERAWYDKHKEAILKGYGDDYEGDAVNLMKYFTASAYSGFEEGEKGFYRVYTEAFSLIAKEDLKYMADKDAEKDFDIPEFGASDSSYDEVVHPFYAYWQSYSTSRSFVWKETYDTRGAPNRRIARLMEKDNKKLRDAAKKEWNEEVRALVSFVRKRDQRVQAYRKLLAEKNAERARLDAEKRKKERIEREKQFEEYAKQGAEVRAKMEKDLREMEAALQEEFGDDSGSSVADSGENSFDEDALEGLFCVACNKEFKSDKAFDNHQNSKKHKENVALLKEQMAEDDEIAEERQDQEVEEECLEEDAEVDSLQEDSEDEEEEKPETFEPKKTKLSKREKKKRKQQQAAVKPASVNHDDILEDLPSHLAKHLKVKESNGRVSHEEDRTPDNESKTNNANEFESADGVEETESCERLNGYGDKMEDVEDTTEETPSVRLKGKKAKEARKAAREKLACQEQNSQVHNDDPLLCNTCNNEFPTRNKLFNHIKTTGHALKVETSRMRVDTGEKSNSKGKKKGRKK, from the exons ATGGCTGGTCAGATGATGTGCCACTATGAGGTGCTGGGTGTGACTACAGAGGCCACTGATTCAGACCTGAAGAAATCCTACAGGAAACTAGCTTTAAAATGGCACCCAG ATAAAAACCCAGCTACAAAGGAGGAATGCACACAGAAGTTTGCTGTTATCCAGAAAGCGTTTGATGTACTCAGCGACCCACAGGAAAGAGCCTGGTACGACAAGCACAAAGAAGCTATCCTtaaag GTTATGGGGACGATTATGAAGGAGATGCTGTCAATCTGATGAAGTACTTCACAGCTTCGGCGTATTCAGGGTTTGAAGAGGGTGAAAAG GGGTTCTACAGAGTGTACACTGAAGCTTTCTCCCTAATAGCCAAAGAGGATTTGAAGTATATGGCGGATAAAGACGCCGAGAAGGACTTTGACATACCAGAATTTGGTGCCTCCGACAGCTCCTACGATGAGGTGGTGCATCCTTTTTACGCCTACTGGCAAAGCTACAGTACATCTCGATCCTTTGTCTGGAAGGAGACGTATGACACAAGAGGTGCACCCAACCGGAGAATTGCCCGACTGATGGAGAAGGACAACAAGAAGTTGAGGGATGCGGCAAAGAAGGAGTGGAATGAGGAAGTCAGG GCACTAGTTTCCTTTGTACGCAAGAGAGACCAAAGAGTTCAGGCTTACAGG AAACTGCTCGCGGAAAAGAATGCTGAGAGGGCGAGACTGGACGCAGAAAAGAGGAAGAAAGAGAGAATAGAAAGAGAAAA GCAATTTGAGGAGTATGCCAAGCAGGGCGCAGAGGTCCGTGCTAAGATGGAGAAGGACCTGAGAGAAATGGAAGCAGCTTTACAGGAGGAGTTTGGAGATGACTCAGGGAGCAGTGTGGCTG ATTCAGGAGAAAACAGCTTTGATGAAGATGCTTTGGAGGGTCTGTTTTGTGTAGCGTGCAATAAGGAATTCAAGAGTGACAAAGC atttgataATCACCAGAATTCTAAAAAGCACAAGGAGAACGTGGCTCTCCTTAAGGAGCAGATGGCAGAGGATGATGAGATTGCAGAAGAGAGGCAAGATCAAGAGGTTGAGGAGGAATGTCTTGAGGAAGATGCTGAGGTTGATTCACTACAAGAAGATAGTGAGGATGAGGAAGAGGAAAAACCTGAAACCTTTGAACCCAAGAAAACAAA ATTGTCAAAGAGGGAAAAGAAGAAACGGAAACAGCAACAAGCTGCTGTGAAACCTGCGTCTGTAAATCATGATGATATACTGGAAGACTTGCCATCACATCTAGCCAAGCATCTTAAAGTCAAAGAATCCAATGGTAGAGTCTCACATGAAGAGGACAGGACACCAGACAATGAAAGTAAGACGAACAACGCAAATGAGTTTGAGAGTGCAGATGGAGTGGAAGAAACAGAATCATGTGAGAGACTCAATGGCTATGGGGATAAGATGGAGGATGTGGAAGACACAACTGAAGAAACACCTAGTGTGAGACTCAAGGGCAAGAAGGCAAAGGAGGCAAGGAAAGCAGCGAGAGAGAAGTTGGCATGCCAGGAACAGAACTCACAG gtCCACAACGACGACCCCCTTCTATGTAACACATGTAATAATGAATTTCCAACTAGGAATAAGCTCTTCAACCACATCAAGACAACAGGGCATGCATTGAAAGTTGAAACCAGCAGAATGAGGGTAGATACAGGTGAAAAGAGTAATAGCAAAGGCAAGAAAAAGGGACGGAAAAAGTAA